The Perca flavescens isolate YP-PL-M2 chromosome 23, PFLA_1.0, whole genome shotgun sequence genome has a window encoding:
- the LOC114550484 gene encoding ras association domain-containing protein 5, translated as MFNVVHQGRKYVPTRSSVTDDFPLNVRTVHINQYPGTQSEAPKATWPPPGAKMRISKPNKGAVVVRAVRRNQSPQPAGLEAAWSERGHSGVKPSESSPSREGRNGEPGAGRNGMEGHGGGPARSRKKGFRAPDVRTIFSPGERDPRVKVESGEGHSFEPSGNETWCDVCCNYIFQHGLTCTGCKYTCHTACRDRVSLDCNPATSAVSQDQLNNNNTPPHV; from the exons ATGTTTAACGTCGTTCACCAGGGTAGGAAATACGTGCCCACGCGCTCTTCGGTCACGGATGACTTTCCATTAAACGTGCGGACTGTTCATATCAATCAATACCCCGGTACGCAGAGCGAGGCACCGAAGGCTACTTGGCCGCCGCCGGGTGCTAAGATGCGGATCTCTAAGCCCAACAAGGGCGCGGTGGTTGTGAGAGCTGTCCGGCGGAACCAGTCCCCTCAACCGGCCGGTCTGGAGGCGGCTTGGAGTGAGAGAGGGCACTCTGGGGTGAAGCCATCGGAGAGTTCACCCAGCCGTGAGGGGAGAAACGGCGAGCCAGGAGCCGGCAGGAACGGGATGGAGGGTCACGGTGGAGGGCCAGCTCGCAGCAGGAAAAAGGGGTTCAGAGCCCCCGATGTGAGGACCATCTTCTCCCCCGGAGAGAGGGACCCCAGGGTGAAAGTGGAGTCCGGGGAGGGACACAGCTTCGAGCCCAGTGGCAATGAAACCTGGTGTGATGTTTGTTGCAACTACATCTTCCAGCATGGTCTCACCTGTACAG GTTGTAAGTACACGTGTCACACTGCCTGTCGGGACCGAGTGTCACTGGACTGTAATCCTGCAACTTCAGCCGTCAGTCAGGACcagctcaacaacaacaacacaccacCACAT GTTTAA